One Mycolicibacterium sarraceniae genomic window carries:
- a CDS encoding Abi family protein produces MVTYDKPHLTYEQQLARLVERGMPYRDHAAALSSLKRTGYYRLSAYTYSFRKRDADGVVESQFVDGSSLEAAVDLHDFDVKLRATLLAGLEAFEVALRVQIAYTLGRRDKYGHLDPENALDGGFCGHPADSSDPGGRTRYDIWLTKYDKRCKDAEREDFVKHFKEKYDGRLPIWAATEVMDLGLIARLYGFLLRDDRVKISRNFGPRREPDFRAWTKSLNLLRNHCAHGDRIWNRSFTYTLPEFATGAIDSRLDHLASSPDLMRRKLYSLAAVLASVLTTVDPYSNWPRSFATQAKKLPGVPQVVTHQMMGFPSDWQELELWKYQPVARGR; encoded by the coding sequence GTGGTCACGTACGACAAACCTCATCTGACTTACGAGCAGCAGCTAGCGCGGCTCGTTGAACGGGGTATGCCTTATCGGGACCATGCCGCGGCACTTTCGAGCTTGAAGAGAACTGGTTACTACCGGCTTTCGGCATACACGTACTCATTCCGGAAGCGCGATGCCGATGGGGTTGTCGAAAGCCAATTCGTCGACGGCTCTTCGCTCGAGGCCGCAGTGGATTTGCATGACTTCGACGTAAAACTGCGCGCGACTCTACTTGCTGGCCTTGAAGCGTTCGAAGTAGCGCTGAGGGTGCAAATCGCCTACACGCTGGGCCGGCGGGACAAGTATGGGCACCTAGATCCCGAGAACGCGCTAGACGGCGGTTTCTGCGGGCACCCCGCGGATAGCTCAGATCCTGGAGGACGGACTCGCTACGACATTTGGCTGACGAAGTACGACAAACGTTGTAAGGACGCCGAGCGGGAGGACTTCGTCAAACACTTCAAGGAGAAGTATGACGGCCGCTTACCCATATGGGCAGCGACTGAAGTGATGGATCTGGGCCTGATCGCGCGCCTATACGGGTTCTTGCTCCGAGACGACCGCGTCAAGATTTCCCGCAATTTCGGCCCCCGGCGTGAGCCAGACTTCCGGGCCTGGACGAAATCCTTGAATCTGTTGCGGAACCACTGCGCGCACGGTGACAGAATTTGGAATCGCAGCTTCACTTACACGCTGCCTGAATTTGCGACGGGTGCCATTGACTCGCGTCTAGACCACCTCGCTTCAAGTCCGGACCTCATGCGGCGAAAGTTGTACTCGCTCGCTGCGGTGCTTGCGAGCGTGTTGACCACGGTCGATCCGTACAGTAACTGGCCGCGTTCGTTCGCCACGCAAGCGAAGAAGTTGCCAGGTGTTCCGCAGGTGGTGACCCACCAGATGATGGGCTTCCCTAGCGACTGGCAAGAGCTCGAGCTATGGAAGTACCAGCCCGTGGCTAGAGGTCGATGA
- the cwsA gene encoding cell wall synthesis protein CwsA yields MGRTIEPKITSRQRLNRGLRYTAAGPVDITRGVVGVSAHGVESAASAIKRRAREARAVRDGVAKEAEAVKHVVAELPHVLAEIRRAQHRRRLFIFGLLGMAVVAGGAVAFSITRRSATPEPSTLPPSVDVAPKI; encoded by the coding sequence ATGGGCCGCACGATTGAACCCAAAATCACGTCGCGCCAACGCCTTAACCGCGGACTTCGTTACACCGCCGCGGGTCCGGTGGATATCACCCGCGGTGTGGTCGGCGTCAGTGCGCACGGAGTGGAATCGGCCGCAAGCGCGATCAAGCGCCGTGCCCGCGAGGCCCGTGCGGTGCGAGATGGGGTGGCCAAGGAGGCCGAGGCGGTCAAGCACGTGGTAGCCGAACTGCCCCACGTTCTGGCCGAGATCCGCCGTGCACAGCATCGGCGGCGGCTGTTCATCTTCGGCCTCCTCGGGATGGCTGTGGTGGCCGGCGGCGCGGTGGCGTTCTCGATCACACGACGCTCGGCGACGCCCGAGCCGTCGACACTGCCGCCGAGCGTGGATGTCGCGCCGAAGATCTGA
- a CDS encoding peptidylprolyl isomerase produces the protein MTSSIATATATLHTNRGDIKIALFGNHAPKTVANFVGLAQGTKEYSTQNASGSTAGPFYDGAVFHRVIDGFMIQGGDPTGTGRGGPGYKFADEFHGELQFDKPYLLAMANAGPGTNGSQFFITVGKTPHLNRRHTIFGEVVDPESQKVVDAIATTPTDRNDRPNDAVVIESITIS, from the coding sequence GTGACGAGCTCTATTGCGACCGCAACCGCGACCCTGCACACCAACCGCGGCGACATCAAGATCGCCCTGTTCGGTAACCACGCCCCCAAGACCGTCGCCAACTTCGTCGGTTTGGCCCAGGGCACCAAGGAGTACTCGACGCAGAACGCGTCGGGCAGCACCGCCGGACCGTTCTATGACGGCGCGGTCTTCCATCGCGTCATCGACGGTTTCATGATCCAGGGCGGCGATCCAACCGGCACCGGCCGTGGCGGCCCGGGCTACAAGTTCGCCGATGAATTCCACGGCGAGCTTCAATTCGACAAGCCCTACCTGCTCGCGATGGCAAACGCCGGTCCCGGCACCAACGGGTCCCAGTTCTTCATCACCGTCGGCAAGACCCCGCACCTGAATCGTCGGCACACCATCTTTGGTGAGGTCGTCGATCCCGAGTCGCAGAAGGTCGTCGACGCGATCGCCACCACGCCCACCGATCGCAATGATCGGCCGAATGACGCCGTGGTGATCGAGTCCATCACCATCTCCTAG
- a CDS encoding PH domain-containing protein: MQQTEWGPKIGAVAGLGVAGILMAIGCATVVTDPPGRILTAIAAIGLLAFACGSWRARPKLAITEDGLVYRGWFRAQTVRRPDIALIRITEFRRIGRKTRLLEIETTADRLIVLSRWDLGADPLSVLDALTDAGYAGR, translated from the coding sequence ATGCAGCAAACTGAGTGGGGCCCCAAGATCGGGGCCGTCGCAGGTCTTGGCGTCGCGGGAATCTTGATGGCAATCGGCTGCGCGACCGTTGTCACAGACCCCCCTGGCCGAATCCTCACCGCGATCGCTGCGATAGGGCTGCTGGCGTTCGCGTGTGGATCATGGCGAGCCAGACCCAAGCTGGCTATCACCGAGGACGGGCTGGTGTACCGCGGCTGGTTCCGGGCGCAGACGGTGCGTCGTCCGGACATCGCACTGATCCGCATCACCGAGTTCCGCCGCATCGGTCGCAAGACGCGGCTGTTGGAGATCGAAACCACGGCGGACCGGTTGATCGTGCTCAGCCGATGGGATCTCGGGGCCGATCCGCTCAGCGTTTTGGATGCGCTGACCGACGCCGGCTATGCAGGGCGGTGA
- the crgA gene encoding cell division protein CrgA → MPKSKVRKKNDFTINPVSRTPVKVKAGPSSVWFVVLFISLMLFGLAWLLVFQLAASGLDVPSALQWMAKLGPWNYAIAFGFMITGLLLTMRWR, encoded by the coding sequence ATGCCCAAGTCCAAGGTTCGCAAGAAGAACGATTTCACGATCAACCCGGTGAGCCGCACTCCGGTCAAGGTCAAGGCCGGACCGTCGAGCGTGTGGTTCGTCGTGTTGTTCATCAGCCTCATGCTCTTCGGGCTGGCCTGGCTGCTGGTGTTCCAGCTGGCGGCCTCCGGCCTGGATGTGCCCAGCGCGCTGCAGTGGATGGCCAAGCTGGGTCCGTGGAACTATGCGATCGCGTTCGGGTTCATGATCACTGGTTTGTTGCTGACAATGCGGTGGCGTTGA
- a CDS encoding DUF881 domain-containing protein, whose translation MRLTQRHRDPTTPAPATTGATRSPWRFGVPVVCLLAGVLLAATHSVSGGSEIRRADSPRLVDLVHATQNSVDRLNAQRDGLAAQVDSTHGASAGTALAAMLARAGELAGEAGLDPVHGAGLVVTLSDAQRDANGRFPRDASPDDLVVHQQDIQAVLNALWSAGAEAIQMQDQRIIGTSAPRCVGNTLLLNGRTYSPPYTITAIGDANAMRAALAAAPLVTLYKQYVVRFGLGYREQTQTDITVAGYTGPVRMRYAQPVGPVGY comes from the coding sequence ATGAGATTAACGCAGCGGCACCGAGACCCGACCACTCCGGCACCAGCGACGACGGGCGCGACGCGCTCGCCGTGGAGATTCGGCGTCCCGGTGGTGTGCCTGTTGGCCGGGGTGCTGCTGGCCGCCACCCACAGCGTTTCCGGTGGCAGCGAGATCCGCCGCGCCGACTCACCGCGGCTGGTCGACCTGGTCCACGCAACCCAGAACTCCGTCGACCGGCTCAACGCTCAACGTGACGGGCTGGCCGCCCAAGTCGACTCCACCCACGGCGCTTCTGCCGGCACCGCGCTGGCGGCCATGCTGGCCCGCGCCGGCGAACTGGCCGGCGAGGCAGGCCTGGATCCGGTGCACGGCGCGGGACTGGTCGTCACGCTGTCCGACGCTCAGCGTGACGCCAACGGTCGCTTCCCCCGCGACGCCTCCCCCGACGACCTGGTGGTCCATCAGCAGGACATCCAGGCCGTGCTCAACGCCCTCTGGAGCGCCGGCGCCGAGGCGATCCAGATGCAGGACCAGCGGATCATCGGAACCTCCGCACCACGCTGCGTCGGCAACACCCTGCTGCTCAACGGGCGTACCTACAGTCCGCCGTACACCATCACCGCGATCGGCGACGCCAACGCGATGCGGGCGGCCCTGGCCGCCGCGCCCCTGGTGACCTTGTACAAGCAGTACGTCGTGCGATTCGGGTTGGGTTACCGCGAGCAGACCCAGACCGACATCACCGTCGCGGGGTACACCGGACCGGTGCGGATGCGCTACGCCCAGCCGGTCGGTCCGGTCGGTTACTGA
- a CDS encoding aminodeoxychorismate/anthranilate synthase component II, translated as MQVLVVDNYDSFVFNLVQYLGQLGVDAQVWRNDDVRLGGEAEINKVAADFDGVLLSPGPGTPERAGASIPLVRACAAAATPLLGVCLGHQAIGVAFGGTVDRAPELLHGKTSTVHHTNIGVLQGLPDPFTATRYHSLTILPETVPAELEVTARTEGGVIMAVRHVGLPIHGVQFHPESILTEGGHRILANWLGYCGQAPEETLVHRLEQEVADTVRHALGGGGGEPSLATTQS; from the coding sequence GTGCAGGTCTTGGTCGTCGACAATTACGACAGCTTCGTGTTCAACCTGGTCCAGTATTTGGGCCAACTGGGTGTGGACGCGCAAGTCTGGCGGAACGATGACGTGCGGTTAGGCGGAGAGGCCGAGATCAACAAGGTCGCTGCCGACTTCGACGGGGTGCTGCTGAGCCCGGGCCCGGGTACACCGGAGCGGGCGGGTGCCTCGATCCCACTGGTTCGCGCGTGCGCCGCCGCCGCGACGCCGCTCCTGGGTGTGTGCCTGGGTCATCAGGCGATCGGCGTCGCGTTCGGCGGAACGGTCGACCGTGCGCCCGAGTTGCTGCATGGCAAGACCAGCACTGTGCATCACACCAATATCGGTGTACTGCAGGGACTTCCAGACCCCTTCACGGCGACTCGCTACCACTCGCTGACGATCCTTCCCGAGACCGTGCCGGCCGAGCTGGAGGTGACGGCCCGTACGGAGGGCGGCGTCATCATGGCGGTGCGCCACGTCGGGCTGCCCATCCACGGGGTGCAATTCCACCCCGAGTCGATCCTGACCGAGGGCGGCCACCGGATATTGGCCAACTGGCTGGGGTACTGCGGACAGGCGCCTGAGGAGACCCTGGTTCATCGCCTCGAACAAGAGGTCGCCGACACGGTGCGGCACGCCCTCGGTGGCGGCGGCGGGGAGCCCTCCCTAGCTACGACGCAAAGCTGA
- the pknB gene encoding Stk1 family PASTA domain-containing Ser/Thr kinase, with product MTTPQHLSDRYELGEILGFGGMSEVHMARDTRLHRDVAVKVLRADLARDPSFYLRFRREAQNAAALNHPAIVAVYDTGEADTGSGPLPYIVMEYVDGVTLRDIVHTDGPMPYRRAIEVIADACQALNFSHQHGIIHRDVKPANIMISKTGAVKVMDFGIARALADANNVTQTAAVIGTAQYLSPEQARGEKVDARSDVYSLGCVLYEMLTGEPPFVGDSPVAVAYQHVREDPVPPSTKHSGISAELDAVVLKALAKNPDNRYQTAAEMRTDLVRVHNGEAPEAPKVFSAAERTSLLNAPAAPSRRDDTDEIPRTGNFVENDRAGGSIGRWLIAVAVLAILTVVVTIGINMVSGNPRNLQIPDVRGQATADAIAALQNKGFKIHTNPKTDNTVPPDKVIDTDPPANSMASAGDDIAINVSVGPKQVEVPDCTALSASDCTQKLKDTGFSKFKQTNSTSKPEDKDRVLQTVPPANQLSAITNEITIVIGTGPQNAEVPVVSGQTVDVAKQILTASGFLNTVPVPTDSTEPAGEVVGTDPPNGQTVPQDTPIQIKVSKGNQFVMPDLKNQFWIDAEPNLRALGWTGPFIKGPDVQNSGVRSNGVVTQSPPAGAAVNFGATITLSFAS from the coding sequence ATGACCACCCCACAGCACCTGTCCGACCGCTACGAGCTGGGAGAGATCCTCGGCTTCGGTGGCATGTCCGAGGTGCATATGGCCCGCGACACCCGCCTGCACCGGGACGTCGCGGTCAAGGTGCTGCGCGCCGACCTGGCCCGCGACCCCAGCTTCTACCTGCGGTTCCGGCGGGAGGCGCAGAACGCCGCCGCGCTGAACCACCCCGCGATCGTGGCCGTTTACGACACCGGTGAGGCCGACACCGGCAGCGGCCCGTTGCCCTACATCGTCATGGAGTACGTCGACGGCGTCACCCTGCGCGATATCGTCCACACCGACGGGCCGATGCCGTACCGCCGGGCCATCGAGGTCATCGCCGACGCCTGTCAGGCACTGAACTTCAGCCACCAGCACGGCATCATCCACCGCGACGTCAAGCCGGCCAACATCATGATCTCCAAGACCGGCGCGGTGAAGGTGATGGACTTCGGCATCGCCCGTGCGCTGGCCGATGCCAACAACGTCACGCAGACGGCAGCGGTGATCGGCACCGCCCAGTACCTATCCCCAGAACAAGCCCGCGGCGAGAAGGTCGACGCTCGCTCCGACGTCTACTCGCTGGGCTGCGTGCTCTACGAGATGCTGACCGGAGAGCCGCCGTTCGTCGGTGATTCGCCGGTGGCGGTGGCCTATCAGCATGTCCGTGAGGATCCGGTGCCACCGTCCACCAAGCATTCGGGCATCTCTGCGGAGCTGGACGCCGTGGTGCTGAAGGCGCTGGCCAAGAACCCGGATAACCGCTATCAGACCGCCGCCGAGATGCGTACGGATCTGGTTCGGGTGCACAACGGCGAAGCCCCCGAGGCGCCGAAGGTGTTCAGCGCCGCTGAGCGGACGTCGCTACTCAACGCGCCCGCGGCGCCCTCTCGCCGCGATGACACCGACGAGATCCCCCGGACGGGCAACTTCGTCGAGAACGATCGCGCAGGCGGCTCGATCGGCCGCTGGCTGATCGCGGTGGCGGTACTGGCCATCCTGACCGTCGTCGTCACCATCGGCATCAACATGGTCAGCGGAAACCCGCGCAATCTGCAGATTCCGGACGTGCGGGGCCAGGCCACCGCCGATGCGATCGCGGCGTTGCAGAACAAGGGTTTCAAGATCCACACCAACCCGAAGACCGATAACACCGTGCCACCGGACAAGGTGATCGACACCGATCCGCCCGCCAACTCCATGGCCAGCGCCGGGGATGACATCGCCATCAACGTGTCGGTCGGTCCGAAACAGGTCGAAGTGCCCGACTGCACCGCACTGTCGGCCAGCGATTGCACACAGAAACTCAAAGACACTGGGTTCAGCAAGTTCAAGCAGACCAACTCGACGTCCAAGCCCGAGGACAAGGACCGGGTGCTGCAGACTGTCCCGCCGGCCAACCAGCTGTCGGCGATCACCAACGAGATCACGATCGTCATCGGGACCGGACCGCAGAACGCCGAGGTTCCGGTGGTCTCCGGACAGACCGTCGACGTGGCCAAGCAGATCCTCACCGCGTCCGGCTTTCTGAACACCGTGCCGGTGCCGACGGATAGCACCGAGCCAGCCGGAGAGGTGGTCGGAACCGATCCCCCGAACGGGCAGACGGTGCCTCAGGACACTCCGATCCAGATCAAGGTCTCGAAGGGCAATCAGTTCGTGATGCCGGACCTCAAAAATCAGTTCTGGATCGACGCCGAACCCAACCTGCGTGCGCTGGGCTGGACCGGGCCGTTCATCAAAGGCCCCGACGTCCAGAACAGCGGGGTCCGCAGCAACGGCGTGGTCACTCAGAGCCCGCCGGCAGGCGCAGCGGTGAACTTCGGGGCGACGATCACCCTCAGCTTTGCGTCGTAG
- a CDS encoding protein kinase domain-containing protein: protein MTPRVGVTLSGRYRLQRLIATGGMGQVWEAVDSRLGRRVAVKVLKAEFSCDPEFIERFRAEARTVAMLNHPGIAAVHDYGETDMDGEGRTAYLVMELINGEPLNSVIKRTGRLSLRHALDMLEQTGRALQVAHAAGLVHRDVKPGNILITPTGQVKLTDFGIAKAVDAAPVTQTGMVMGTAQYIAPEQALGHDATAASDVYALGVVGYEAVSGKRPFVGDGALTVAMKHIKETPAPLPADLPPNVRELIEITLVKNPGMRYRNGGQFADAVASVRAGRRPPRPNSSPTIRATPAAIPGSSPRMPAAAPATGMRPRANTGSHRPPPPRRTFSSGQRALLWAAGVLGALAIISAILIVLADRKDSTPVQRTETETVQPPLTPRSAPTGWTDGPLTGNSGGEIGTIRFTAASMAIPALAPPDRNDEKPQ from the coding sequence ATGACCCCCCGCGTAGGAGTGACGCTGTCGGGCCGCTATCGCCTGCAGAGGTTGATCGCCACCGGCGGTATGGGCCAGGTGTGGGAGGCCGTCGACAGCCGGCTGGGACGCCGGGTCGCGGTCAAGGTGCTCAAGGCGGAGTTCTCCTGCGACCCCGAGTTCATCGAGCGGTTCCGCGCCGAGGCGCGCACCGTCGCGATGCTCAACCACCCCGGCATCGCCGCCGTCCACGACTACGGCGAAACCGATATGGACGGTGAAGGCCGCACCGCCTACCTGGTGATGGAACTCATCAACGGTGAACCGCTGAATTCGGTGATCAAGCGCACCGGCCGGTTGTCGCTGCGGCACGCGCTGGACATGCTCGAGCAGACCGGCCGCGCCCTGCAGGTAGCCCACGCCGCCGGCCTCGTGCACCGCGACGTGAAGCCCGGCAACATCCTCATCACGCCGACCGGTCAGGTGAAGCTCACCGATTTCGGTATCGCCAAAGCCGTCGACGCCGCCCCGGTCACCCAGACCGGAATGGTGATGGGCACCGCCCAGTACATCGCGCCCGAGCAGGCACTAGGTCACGACGCCACCGCCGCCAGTGACGTTTACGCACTCGGAGTTGTTGGCTACGAAGCGGTTTCGGGCAAGCGGCCGTTCGTCGGTGACGGCGCCCTGACGGTTGCGATGAAGCACATCAAGGAAACGCCTGCGCCACTGCCGGCCGACCTGCCGCCCAATGTGCGCGAGCTGATCGAGATCACCCTGGTGAAAAACCCGGGCATGCGCTATCGCAATGGCGGGCAGTTCGCCGATGCCGTCGCCTCCGTGCGCGCCGGCCGCCGCCCCCCGCGGCCCAACTCTTCGCCGACCATCCGGGCGACGCCCGCGGCTATCCCCGGCAGCTCACCTCGGATGCCGGCCGCCGCCCCCGCCACCGGAATGCGCCCCCGCGCCAATACTGGTAGCCACCGCCCGCCGCCACCGCGGCGCACGTTCTCCTCGGGTCAGCGGGCCCTGCTGTGGGCCGCTGGCGTACTCGGCGCGCTGGCGATCATCAGCGCGATCCTGATCGTCCTCGCCGACCGCAAAGACAGCACGCCGGTTCAGCGCACCGAGACCGAGACCGTGCAACCGCCCCTGACGCCCCGCTCGGCTCCCACCGGTTGGACGGACGGGCCGCTCACCGGTAATTCTGGAGGAGAGATCGGGACGATCCGTTTCACGGCTGCCAGCATGGCTATTCCTGCGCTGGCCCCGCCCGACCGAAACGACGAGAAACCGCAATGA
- the pbpA gene encoding D,D-transpeptidase PbpA, translating to MNTSLRRISVMIMALIVLLLLNATITQVFKADGLRADPRNQRVLLDEYSRQRGQITAGGQLLAYSVSTNGHYRFLRVYPNPYVYAPITGFYSLRYSSTGLERAEDSVLNGSDQRLFGRRLADFFTGRDPRGGNVDTTIVPRIQQAAWEAMQQGCTGGCRGAVVAIEPSTGKVLAMVSSPGYDPNLLATHDTEQQGTAWQQLRDDPASPLTNRAIAETFPPGSTFKVITTAAALQAGVTDTDQLTSAPQIQLPNSTATLENYGGSPCGSGPTASLREAFARSCNTAFVELGIRVGADALRSAAQAFGYDSPPAPIPLDVAESTMGPMSDAAAVGMSSMGQKDVAVTPLQNALVAAAIANSGVMMQPYLVDSLKGPDLSNITTAAPQEQRRAVSQQVAAKMTDLMVGAEQMTQQKGAIPGVQIASKTGTAEHGTDPRNTPPHAWYIAFAPAQSPKVAVSVLIENGGDRLSATGGALAAPVGRATIAAALQGAS from the coding sequence ATGAACACTTCACTGCGCCGGATATCGGTGATGATCATGGCGTTGATCGTGCTGCTGCTGCTCAACGCCACGATCACGCAGGTCTTCAAGGCCGACGGCTTACGCGCCGATCCACGCAATCAGCGGGTGCTGCTCGATGAGTACTCCCGGCAGCGCGGCCAGATCACCGCGGGCGGGCAGCTGCTGGCGTATTCGGTGTCCACCAACGGCCACTACCGATTCCTGCGGGTGTATCCGAATCCCTATGTGTACGCACCGATTACCGGCTTCTACTCGTTGCGTTACTCCAGCACTGGGCTCGAGCGCGCCGAAGACAGTGTCCTCAATGGTTCGGATCAGCGACTGTTCGGGCGGCGGCTGGCCGACTTCTTCACCGGCCGGGACCCGCGCGGCGGCAACGTCGACACCACGATCGTGCCGCGGATCCAGCAGGCCGCCTGGGAGGCCATGCAGCAGGGCTGCACCGGCGGGTGCCGCGGCGCGGTGGTGGCCATCGAGCCGTCCACCGGCAAGGTGCTGGCGATGGTGTCCTCGCCGGGGTACGACCCCAACCTGCTGGCCACCCACGACACCGAGCAGCAGGGCACCGCGTGGCAGCAGCTGCGCGACGACCCGGCCTCGCCGCTGACCAACCGCGCCATCGCTGAGACGTTCCCGCCGGGGTCCACCTTCAAGGTGATCACCACCGCGGCCGCGCTGCAGGCCGGGGTCACCGATACCGATCAGCTCACCAGCGCCCCGCAGATCCAACTGCCGAACAGCACCGCCACCTTGGAGAACTACGGCGGCTCCCCGTGTGGCAGTGGCCCGACGGCGTCGCTGCGTGAAGCGTTCGCCCGGTCCTGCAATACAGCTTTCGTGGAACTCGGTATCCGGGTGGGCGCCGACGCCCTGCGCAGTGCGGCGCAGGCGTTCGGGTACGACAGCCCACCAGCGCCGATCCCCTTGGACGTGGCGGAGTCGACGATGGGCCCGATGTCCGACGCCGCCGCGGTGGGAATGTCGAGCATGGGCCAGAAAGACGTGGCGGTGACACCCTTGCAGAACGCGTTGGTGGCGGCGGCGATCGCCAATTCCGGTGTGATGATGCAGCCGTACCTGGTGGACAGCCTTAAGGGACCGGACTTGTCCAACATCACCACCGCGGCCCCTCAGGAACAGCGGCGCGCCGTTTCGCAGCAGGTCGCGGCTAAAATGACGGATTTGATGGTCGGCGCCGAGCAGATGACCCAGCAGAAAGGGGCGATTCCCGGCGTGCAGATCGCATCGAAGACGGGCACCGCTGAGCACGGCACCGACCCCCGCAACACCCCGCCGCACGCCTGGTACATCGCGTTCGCGCCGGCCCAAAGCCCCAAGGTGGCGGTGTCGGTGCTGATCGAAAACGGTGGCGACCGGCTGTCAGCTACCGGCGGTGCACTGGCCGCCCCGGTCGGTCGGGCAACGATCGCAGCTGCACTGCAGGGGGCATCGTGA
- a CDS encoding FtsW/RodA/SpoVE family cell cycle protein, with protein MSTQPQAPVTLAPITPTRRNAELALLCFATLITVVALLIVEANQEQGISWDLASSTLAFLTLFVCAHLAIRRFAPYADPVLLPVVALLNGIGLVLIHRLDLIGGALTSERGPSEEQQMLWTLVGVVGFSLLVVFLKDHRILARYGYTFGLVGLVLLAIPALLPARFSETNGAKIWIRFPGFSIQPAEFSKILLLIFFAAVLVAKRDVFTSAGKHFLGTDVPRPRDLAPLLAAWVVSVGVMVFEKDLGTSLLLYASFLVMVYVATERFSWVVIGLTLFAAGSVVAYYLFGHVRVRVQTWLDPFGDPEGAGYQMVQSQFSFATGGIFGTGLGNGQPGTVPAASTDFIISAVGEELGLVGLAGVLMLYTIVIVRGLRTAIAVRDSFGKLLAAGLASTLAIQLFIVVGGVTGLIPLTGLTTPWMSYGGSSLVANYLLLAILVKISHAARRPIITNPHASIAASSTEVIERV; from the coding sequence ATGAGCACCCAACCGCAGGCACCCGTCACGCTGGCACCGATAACACCGACTCGGCGCAATGCCGAACTGGCGCTGCTGTGCTTCGCCACACTGATCACCGTCGTGGCACTGCTGATCGTGGAGGCCAACCAGGAGCAGGGCATCAGTTGGGATCTGGCCAGTTCCACACTCGCCTTCCTCACCCTCTTCGTCTGCGCGCACCTAGCCATCCGGCGCTTCGCCCCCTACGCAGACCCCGTGTTGCTGCCCGTCGTCGCATTGCTCAACGGCATTGGCCTGGTGCTGATTCACCGCCTTGACCTGATCGGTGGCGCGCTGACATCGGAGCGCGGTCCCAGCGAAGAGCAGCAGATGTTGTGGACCCTGGTCGGGGTCGTGGGCTTCTCACTGCTGGTGGTCTTCCTCAAGGATCACCGGATCCTGGCCCGCTACGGCTACACCTTCGGACTGGTCGGCCTCGTGCTGCTGGCGATTCCGGCCCTGCTGCCCGCTCGCTTCTCCGAGACCAACGGCGCCAAGATCTGGATTCGCTTCCCGGGCTTCAGCATTCAGCCTGCCGAGTTCTCCAAGATCCTGCTGCTGATCTTCTTCGCCGCTGTGCTTGTCGCCAAGCGTGATGTGTTCACCAGCGCCGGCAAGCACTTCCTGGGCACCGACGTACCGCGCCCGCGTGATCTCGCCCCGCTGCTGGCGGCGTGGGTCGTCTCCGTCGGTGTCATGGTGTTCGAGAAGGATCTGGGCACCTCCCTGCTGCTGTACGCCTCGTTCCTGGTGATGGTGTATGTCGCCACCGAACGGTTCAGCTGGGTGGTGATCGGCCTGACCCTGTTCGCCGCGGGCAGCGTGGTCGCCTACTACCTCTTCGGCCATGTGCGCGTCCGGGTGCAGACGTGGCTGGATCCATTCGGCGATCCCGAAGGCGCCGGCTACCAGATGGTGCAGTCGCAGTTCAGTTTCGCCACCGGCGGCATCTTCGGCACCGGGCTGGGCAACGGCCAGCCGGGCACCGTCCCGGCCGCCTCGACCGACTTCATCATCTCCGCGGTCGGTGAGGAACTGGGCCTGGTCGGCCTGGCCGGCGTTCTGATGCTCTACACGATCGTGATCGTGCGCGGGCTGCGCACCGCGATCGCCGTACGGGACAGCTTCGGCAAGCTGCTGGCTGCCGGGCTGGCCTCGACGCTGGCGATCCAGCTGTTTATCGTCGTCGGCGGGGTCACCGGCCTGATCCCGCTGACCGGCCTGACCACCCCATGGATGTCCTACGGCGGCTCGTCGCTGGTGGCGAACTATCTGCTGCTGGCGATCCTGGTCAAGATCTCGCACGCCGCGCGTCGCCCGATCATCACGAACCCGCACGCGTCGATCGCGGCCTCCAGTACCGAGGTGATCGAGCGGGTATGA